From one Anoplolepis gracilipes chromosome 10, ASM4749672v1, whole genome shotgun sequence genomic stretch:
- the LOC140670419 gene encoding E3 ubiquitin-protein ligase RNF123 — protein sequence MDADEIMYRIFGTSLVEPHVASTKANQDHPGQSRLMQDLTRVNEYIRRSLLNLYINNQNSEDNREGRIGPHVVRFDISMHHGLCIVSPDRLSINSQSSFSTMRANTGVFKGKWMYEVQLGSKGVMQVGWGTAQCKFNQQFGVGDTPNSYAYDGNRVRKWNVTTHKYGESWLTGDIIGCALDMDDGSIDFYRNGKSLGKAFENISMGAGIAYFPTVSLAFTENLTANFGSIPFRYPVEDYEPLQAPPTNQVRQAVLLFQWLSQVIELFEHSKSKPDKQNVLLEDKILSCQGFLMCLARSILKYIGPLLTVPYVTDAVFVPFMRALCNMSTDDVTKSVFSNNRSVRPIICLDLLWAFLEEHEIKMCLESTVLHLLSAFRHVSLLLEYPDQCKSLMLLTRICQHTVTRQHLLQYVLFDRVRFANFVHVKPLDEGGLTDVVEKVWWETNPLDPSIEMNKTNYLYACERIKAAISEVEALQVELLVTLLNNSDGTAKRPASRTIFLRKFKRFVQENLISSRTPLPITLCCFHRLLVAFRILWDTEIGTSPVHIPCRAFYDASINYSGIDRLGGVITHLNKTFKNELLRLLGSDHEVILAMEQQQQHQQNATTTTTMQEASNNVYAAAVVASGMRSLADLPVAIPATVFPRLININPPAAGNQGSSMILERFGFFTHTREDRTPIRHGPADPASSLMELLDGIILFYHVAAKKQLAKVASLRDSMSAYVNAIADTKARLKYVEQETISQTKDFDAEAIQRELLRTTDIFNKKLSEQARHMAWIRAAVYSAEKQAQLAWLLKVVTLTLQTASQQGCTFSFVPDFYLETLSDLCVSLRAHMHPTAPIENIPDYREMLRNAAEFLCDHFLDPRIVHANSKDVLILTLAGFVSNPLTLEALENVPRESRIKVITNLLKPYENRAWAQSNWVLVRFWQGNGFAFRYDKSPHLSKKVGPKLLQQESISQPIKPCPSAVYQVHVRDVLLGNSQATTQFLNSLLNQLNWAFSEFIGMVQEIHNVSSRPERVFIESRQLKICATCFDLAISLLRALEMISTVAPGVFSDPTQSSSETLLARLCQLLCQVLNRMSSQTSCFQHVVLLEIPDLESVDHFPILAAVIGILLALIEKEMKDFAAKPTIEVPRITRSLLTEPSFQISSLYFVLGDTKLKNTKTKNVKPFSLLNYQEDVTAEEIHRVTEMIKYLDTCRTLLPDTKLISDDDDTCTICYAFPIAATFKPCNHQTCRTCIDRHLLNTRECFFCKATIDKVEDLSGNTVHDFISEFAVSRTTS from the exons ATGGACGCGGACGAGATCATGTACAGAATCTTTGGCACGAGCCTCGTCGAGCCTCATGTAGCTAGTACTAAAGCCAATCAGGATCATCCTGGACAATCGAG ATTAATGCAGGATTTAACTCGGGTAAATGAGTACATTAGAAGatctttattgaatttatacataaacaaCCAAAATTCTGAGGATAATAGAGAAGGTCGTATAGGCCCCCATGTCGTTAGATTTGATATATCTATGCACCATGGTCTTTGTATCGTCTCTCCTGATAGATTGAGCATCAATTCACAGAGTAGTTTTAGCACGATGCGTGCTAATACAGGAGTGTTCAAGGGAAAGTGGATGTATGAAGTACAGTTAGGTTCCAAAGGAGTGATGCAAGTTGGATGGGGAACTGctcaatgtaaatttaatcaacAGTTTGGTGTTG GGGATACCCCAAACTCGTACGCTTACGATGGAAATCGTGTGAGAAAGTGGAATGTAACCACGCACAAGTATGGTGAATCCTGGTTGACAGGGGACATTATCGGCTGTGCGCTGGACATGGATGATGGTTCGATAGATTTTTATAGGAACGGCAAAAGTCTGGGGAAAGCCTTCGAGAATATATCGATGGGCGCCGGAATCGCATACTTTCCTACCGTCAGCTTGGCCTTCACCGAGAACTTAACAGCCAATTTTGGCTCTATACCATTTAGATATCCCGTAGAAGATTATGAACCTTTGCAAGCGCCACCGACGAATCAAGTTCGTCAAGCTGTGCTTCTTTTTCAATGGCTTTCGCAAGTGATCGAACtgtttgaacattctaaaagCAAACCCGACAAGCAAAATGTTTTGTTGGAAGACAAGATTTTGAGTTGCCAAGGATTTCTTATGTGTCTGGCGAGATCCATTTTGAAGTACATCGGCCCGTTGCTTACCGTTCCGTACGTCACAGATGCGGTTTTTGTACCGTTTATGCGGGCCCTTTGCAATATGAGCACGGACGACGTTACAAAGTCAGTGTTCTCGAATAATCGCAGTGTGCGACCGATTATCTGTCTGGATCTGCTGTGGGCGTTCCTAGAAGAACACGAGATTAAGATGTGTCTGGAGAGCACGGTGCTTCATTTATTGTCTGCCTTCCGACACGTTTCTCTGCTGCTCGAATATCCAGACCAGTGCAAGAGCTTGATGCTGCTGACAAGGATTTGTCAACACACCGTTACGCGGCAACATTTGCTGCAGTACGTGCTGTTCGATCGTGTGCGTTTTGCCAATTTCGTGCACGTGAAACCACTGGATGAAGGTGGACTTACAGACGTAGTAGAGAAGGTCTGGTGGGAGACGAATCCCTTGGATCCATCGATTGAGATGAacaaaactaattatttatacgcCTGCGAACGTATCAAAGCTGCCATATCCG AGGTAGAAGCGTTACAAGTCGAGTTACTAGTCACCTTGTTAAATAATAGCGACGGAACGGCTAAGAGACCAGCGTCGAGGacgatatttttaagaaagtttaaACGCTTCGTTCAGGAGAACTTGATATCCAGTCGT ACACCCTTGCCGATCACATTATGTTGCTTTCATCGACTTCTGGTTGCATTCAGAATTTTATGGGACACTGAAATTGGAACAAGCCCAGTCCATATACCCTGCAG GGCGTTCTACGATGCATCGATCAATTACTCTGGAATCGACAGACTTGGCGGCGTAATAACCCACTTAAACAAGACATTCAAGAACGAATTGCTACGCCTCCTAGGTTCGGATCATGAGGTAATCCTTGCCATGGAACAACAGCAGCAACATCAACAGAATGCTACGACGACAACGACTATGCAAGAGGCGTCGAATAATGTATATGCCGCCGCCGTAGTCGCCAGCGGTATGAGATCGCTGGCCGACTTGCCCGTGGCTATACCAGCGACCGTTTTCCCACGTCTAATTAACATCAATCCGCCGGCGGCAGGTAACCAAGGTAGTTCAATGATATTGGAAAGATTCGGATTCTTTACCCATACTAGGGAAGACAGGACTCCAATACGTCACGGTCCTGCAGATCCGGCGAGCTCGTTAATGGAATTGTTAGACGGTATTATCTTATTCTACCATGTAGCGGCGAAAAAGCAACTGGCCAAGGTGGCCAGTCTGCGCGACAGTATGTCCGCGTACGTTAACGCGATCGCCGACACCAAAGCGAGGCTCAAGTACGTTGAGCAAGAGACGATCTCGCAGACGAAAGATTTTGACGCAGAAGCGATTCAGAGAGAACTGCTTCGCACAACGGATATATTCAATAAGAAATTATCGGAGCAAGCGAGACACATGGCGTGGATCAGAGCTGCCGTGTACTCGGCGGAGAAGCAAGCGCAATTGGCCTGGCTACTGAAAGTAGTCACGTTGACGCTACAGACTGCCAGTCAGCAGGGATGTACGTTTAGTTTCGTGCCCGATTTCTATTTGGAGACGCTCTCTGATCTGTGCGTCAGTTTGCGCGCCCATATGCATCCCACCGCGCCGATCGAGAATATACCGGATTATCGGGAGATGTTGCGCAACGCCGCCGAGTTTCTGTGCGATCACTTCCTCGATCCGCGCATAGTACACGCCAACTCCAAGGACGTACTGATACTCACGCTCGCGGGCTTCGTATCGAATCCATTGACGTTGGAGGCGTTAGAAAACGTACCGCGCGAAAGCAGGATAAAAGTTATTACAAATCTGCTCAAGCCTTACGAGAATAGAGCGTGGGCGCAGTCCAACTGGGTCCTGGTCAGATTCTGGCAGGGGAACGGCTTCGCTTTCCGATACGACAAGAGTCCGCATCTTTCGAAGAAGGTCGGCCCGAAACTGTTGCAGCAGGAATCTATCTCCCAGCCAATAA AACCGTGTCCATCGGCGGTGTACCAAGTACACGTGAGAGATGTATTGTTGGGAAATTCTCAGGCGACCACGCAATTCTTGAACTCGCTATTGAATCAATTGAATTGGGCATTTTCCGAATTTATCGGCATGGTGCAGGAGATTCACAACGTGTCGTCAAGGCCGGAACGAGTATTTATCGAGTCGAGGCAATTGAAAATCTGCGCTACATGCTTCGATCTGGCGATCTCGTTGCTCCGAGCGTTGGAGATGATCTCTACGGTGGCTCCGGGCGTTTTTAGTGATCCCACACAGTCTTCCAGCGAGACCTTACTAGCCAGATTGTGTCAA TTACTCTGTCAAGTTTTGAACAGAATGAGCTCGCAGACGAGTTGTTTTCAGCACGTGGTGCTATTGGAGATACCGGATTTAGAATCCGTAGATCATTTTCCTATATTAGCTGCCGTTATCGGTATTCTGCTAGCTCTTATCGAAAAGGAAATGAAAGATTTTGCAG CGAAACCGACGATTGAAGTGCCTAGAATCACGAGAAGTTTATTGACAGAACCGAGCTTCCAGATCAGTTCTCTGTATTTTGTTTTGGGTGacacaaaattgaaaaatacaaagacgaaaaatgtaaaaccattctcattattaaatt ATCAGGAAGATGTAACAGCGGAAGAAATTCACCGAGTAACAGAGATGATAAAGTATCTCGATACCTGCCGTACGCTTTTACCCGATACCAAATTGATAAGCGACGATGATGACACTTGTACGATTTGCTACGCATTTCCGATCGCCGCTACGTTTAAACCATGCAATCATCAGACGTGCCGTACCTGCATAGATCGTCATCTACTCAATACGAGGGAGTGTTTCTTCTGCAAAGCGACCATAGATAAAGTCGAAGATCTAAGTGGAAACACGGTGCACGACTTTATCAGCGAATTTGCAGTATCAAGAACGACTTCTTGA